The following coding sequences are from one Streptomyces sp. NBC_01485 window:
- the recN gene encoding DNA repair protein RecN, with protein sequence MRIRSLGVIDDAVVELSPGFTAVTGETGAGKTMVVTSLGLLLGGRADPALVRIGAEKAVVEGRIALPAGAPVVVRAEEAGAELDDGALIISRTVSAEGRSRAHVGGRSVPMGVLAELADELVAVHGQTDQQGLLKLSRQRQALDRYAGDAVTVPLAKYTEAYRRLRAVAVELEEIVTRARERAQEADMLRFGLDEIAGVEPRAGEDAELAEEAERLGHAEALSSAATAAHAALAGNPEDPEGIDAATLVAGAQRALEAVRSHDPALAALAGRIGEIAILLGDAAGDLAGYADDLDADPLRLSAVEERRAALTGLTRKYGPDVNAVLAWAEQSAARLTELDGDDERIDELTAERDGLRAELGGLAQALTDARTEAAERFAAAVTAELASLAMPHARVSFDIRQTEDPEGVEVGGRAVVYGPAGVDEVELLLAPHPGAPPRPIAKGASGGELSRVMLAVEVVFAGTDPVPTYLFDEVDAGVGGKAAVEIGRRLARLAKTAQVVVVTHLPQVAAFADRQLLVEKTDDGSVTRSGVKILEGEDRIRELSRMLAGQEDSETARAHAEELLATARADG encoded by the coding sequence ATGCGGATACGGTCGCTCGGGGTCATCGACGACGCGGTTGTCGAGCTGTCGCCCGGGTTCACCGCCGTCACGGGTGAGACGGGTGCGGGCAAGACCATGGTGGTCACCAGCCTCGGGCTGCTGCTCGGCGGGCGCGCCGATCCCGCGCTCGTGCGGATAGGTGCCGAGAAGGCGGTCGTGGAGGGGCGGATCGCCCTGCCCGCGGGCGCCCCGGTGGTCGTACGGGCCGAGGAGGCCGGGGCCGAGCTCGACGACGGCGCCCTGATCATCAGCCGTACCGTTTCCGCCGAGGGGCGGTCGCGGGCGCATGTGGGCGGGCGGAGTGTGCCCATGGGCGTGCTCGCCGAGCTCGCCGACGAGCTGGTGGCCGTGCACGGGCAGACCGACCAGCAGGGGCTGCTGAAGCTGTCCCGGCAGCGGCAGGCGCTCGACCGGTACGCGGGCGACGCGGTGACCGTGCCGCTCGCCAAGTACACCGAGGCCTACCGGCGGCTGCGGGCCGTGGCCGTCGAGCTGGAGGAGATCGTCACCCGCGCGCGGGAGCGGGCTCAGGAAGCCGACATGCTGCGCTTCGGGCTCGACGAGATCGCCGGCGTCGAACCACGCGCCGGGGAGGACGCGGAGCTGGCCGAGGAGGCCGAGCGGCTCGGGCACGCGGAGGCGCTGTCGTCCGCCGCGACGGCCGCTCACGCCGCTCTGGCCGGTAACCCGGAGGATCCCGAGGGCATCGACGCCGCCACGCTCGTCGCGGGCGCGCAGCGGGCCCTGGAGGCCGTCAGGTCGCACGATCCGGCGCTGGCCGCGCTCGCCGGCCGGATCGGGGAGATCGCGATCCTGCTGGGCGATGCGGCGGGCGACCTCGCGGGGTACGCCGACGACCTCGACGCCGATCCGCTGCGGCTGTCGGCCGTCGAGGAGCGGCGGGCCGCGCTCACCGGGCTCACGCGCAAGTACGGTCCGGACGTGAACGCCGTTCTCGCCTGGGCCGAGCAGAGCGCCGCCCGGCTCACCGAGCTGGACGGCGACGACGAGCGCATCGACGAACTGACCGCCGAACGGGACGGCCTGCGGGCCGAACTCGGCGGGCTGGCGCAGGCGCTGACGGACGCGCGCACGGAGGCCGCCGAGCGGTTCGCCGCCGCGGTGACCGCCGAGCTGGCCTCCCTGGCCATGCCGCACGCGCGCGTGTCGTTCGACATCCGGCAGACCGAGGACCCGGAGGGTGTCGAGGTCGGCGGCCGTGCCGTGGTGTACGGGCCGGCCGGCGTGGACGAGGTCGAGCTGCTGCTCGCCCCGCATCCCGGCGCCCCACCACGGCCCATCGCCAAGGGCGCGTCCGGCGGTGAGCTGTCGCGCGTGATGCTCGCCGTCGAGGTCGTGTTCGCGGGGACGGATCCCGTGCCGACGTATCTCTTCGACGAGGTCGACGCGGGCGTGGGGGGCAAGGCGGCCGTGGAGATCGGGCGGCGGCTGGCGCGGCTCGCGAAGACCGCGCAGGTCGTGGTCGTCACCCACCTTCCGCAGGTCGCGGCCTTCGCCGACCGGCAGTTGCTGGTGGAGAAGACCGACGACGGGTCGGTGACCCGGTCCGGCGTGAAGATCCTGGAGGGCGAGGACCGCATCAGGGAACTGTCCCGGATGCTCGCCGGCCAGGAGGACTCCGAGACGGCCCGCGCACACGCGGAAGAGCTGCTGGCGACAGCGCGGGCGGACGGATAG
- a CDS encoding SCP2 sterol-binding domain-containing protein, with amino-acid sequence MATIEECRAALEKLSDNMQSTEGDVRAAAALDRSVSCRITDLDVTFVGRMADGRIVVHDTLQGPPREKAQIRLTMSGDDLVALVDGGLNFAKAWGSGRVKLEAGLRDLFQLRKLL; translated from the coding sequence ATGGCCACGATCGAGGAGTGCCGCGCCGCACTCGAGAAGCTCTCGGACAACATGCAGAGCACCGAAGGGGACGTCCGGGCGGCCGCGGCCCTGGACCGTTCGGTGAGCTGCCGGATCACCGACCTGGACGTCACGTTCGTCGGCCGCATGGCGGACGGCCGGATCGTCGTCCACGACACCCTGCAAGGGCCCCCTCGGGAGAAGGCCCAGATCAGGCTGACCATGAGCGGCGACGACCTGGTCGCGCTGGTCGACGGCGGGCTGAACTTCGCGAAGGCCTGGGGCTCGGGCCGGGTGAAGCTGGAGGCCGGTCTGCGGGACCTGTTCCAGCTCAGGAAGCTGCTGTGA
- a CDS encoding glycosyltransferase family 4 protein — MSSHSPHGQSALRTVQVLGGGNAGSSAHVRSLAAGLVARGVRVTVCAPVEADRAYDFTGAGAEHVHVPRSSDPGSVAALRAACTDADLVHAHGLHASFRAVLALSGRHTPLVVTWHSRAHAEGARAHLLRLLERRVARTAAVVLGTTSDLVDRARRTGARDARLAAVALPEPRRGEGPEESEQPASKLRAELGAIGRPLLMAVGSLDRHRGYDLLLDASRAWRRLDAVPLVVVAGEGPQRAELQRRIEDEELPVRLLGRRDDVSELLAAADLALLPGGEESRSVLAQEALHARVPLVAALAGGIRELVGDAAELVPPGDAETFAAVVVRLLGDPERCEALRDLGTGQAATWPTEDETVAQVLSVYDELTQPRPMI; from the coding sequence GTGAGCAGCCACTCACCGCACGGCCAGTCCGCGCTGCGCACCGTGCAGGTGCTGGGCGGCGGCAACGCCGGCAGCAGCGCGCATGTGCGCTCCCTGGCCGCGGGGCTCGTCGCGCGGGGCGTGCGAGTGACCGTGTGCGCCCCCGTCGAGGCCGATCGCGCCTACGACTTCACGGGCGCCGGAGCCGAACACGTGCACGTGCCGCGCAGCAGCGATCCGGGGTCCGTGGCGGCGCTCCGGGCGGCCTGCACGGACGCCGACCTGGTCCACGCGCACGGGCTGCACGCCTCCTTCCGGGCCGTCCTCGCACTCAGCGGCCGGCACACCCCGCTCGTCGTCACCTGGCACAGCCGGGCGCACGCCGAAGGGGCCCGCGCCCATCTGCTGCGGCTGCTGGAACGGCGGGTCGCGAGGACGGCCGCCGTGGTCCTCGGCACCACCTCCGACCTCGTGGACCGGGCCCGCCGTACAGGCGCCCGCGACGCGCGGCTCGCCGCCGTGGCGCTGCCCGAACCCCGCCGGGGCGAGGGGCCCGAGGAGTCCGAGCAGCCGGCCTCCAAACTGCGGGCCGAACTCGGCGCCATCGGACGCCCGTTGCTCATGGCGGTCGGCTCCCTGGACCGCCACCGCGGCTACGACCTCCTGCTGGACGCCTCGCGCGCCTGGCGCCGGCTGGACGCCGTGCCCCTGGTCGTCGTCGCCGGGGAAGGGCCGCAGCGGGCGGAACTCCAGCGCCGTATCGAGGACGAGGAGTTGCCGGTCCGGCTGCTCGGGCGGCGGGACGACGTGAGCGAACTGCTCGCCGCCGCCGACCTGGCGCTGCTGCCGGGCGGCGAGGAGTCACGGTCGGTCCTGGCGCAGGAGGCGCTGCACGCACGCGTGCCGCTCGTCGCGGCCCTGGCCGGCGGCATCCGCGAACTCGTCGGCGACGCCGCCGAATTGGTACCGCCCGGCGACGCGGAGACCTTCGCCGCCGTCGTCGTACGACTCCTCGGCGACCCCGAACGCTGCGAAGCCCTCCGGGACTTGGGCACCGGGCAGGCGGCCACCTGGCCCACCGAGGACGAGACCGTCGCCCAAGTCCTCAGCGTCTACGACGAGTTGACGCAGCCCCGACCGATGATCTGA
- a CDS encoding glycoside hydrolase family 15 protein — protein MAGRIEDYALIGDMQTAALVCRDGTVDWLCLPRFDSHAIFAGLLGTEEHGFWRLGPAHASDAQPPRAARRTYRGDSLILESEWDTPRGTVRVTDFMPPRDGAPQLIRIVEGVSGRVPMRSTLRMRFSYGRVVPWVHKHEGRTVAVAGPDSVWFDTDCETYGKSLTTYADFTVAPGDRIAFTISWEPSHKQPPALPEPEQSLQATEDFWREWVEHCTYHGPYREAVIRSLITLKALTYAPTGGIVAAPTTSLPEDIGGVRNWDYRYTWLRDAAITLSSLLRTGYREEARAWREWLLRAVAGDPENLQIMYGIAGERELGEAELDWLPGYENSGPVRVGNGAAHQLQLDVYGEVTEALHLGHMTGLARNDYASLLQLKLIRYLEQHWDEPDEGIWEVRGPRRHFVHSKVMAWVAVDRTIKLIESGDADGPLERWRELRDDIHRDVCEKGYDKERNTFTQSYGSKELDASLLLIPQMGFLPPDDKRVIGTIEAIQRELSTTDGFILRYPTSGGDEGVDGLPGDEGAFLACSFWMADDLAMIGRVDEARKLFEKLLSLRNDLGLLAEEWDPRLKRQVGNFPQAFSHVPLIDTALRLTASGAYGG, from the coding sequence GTGGCCGGGCGCATCGAAGACTACGCACTCATCGGAGACATGCAGACTGCCGCCCTGGTCTGCCGGGACGGCACAGTCGACTGGCTGTGCCTGCCCCGCTTCGACTCGCACGCGATCTTCGCCGGTCTGCTCGGCACCGAGGAACACGGGTTCTGGCGGCTGGGCCCCGCGCACGCCTCGGACGCGCAGCCGCCCCGCGCGGCCCGGCGCACCTACCGGGGCGACTCGCTGATCCTGGAGTCCGAGTGGGACACCCCGCGCGGCACGGTCCGGGTGACCGACTTCATGCCCCCTCGTGACGGCGCGCCCCAGCTGATCCGCATCGTCGAGGGCGTCTCGGGCCGCGTCCCGATGCGCTCGACCCTGCGCATGCGGTTCTCCTACGGCCGGGTCGTCCCGTGGGTGCACAAGCACGAGGGCCGTACGGTGGCCGTCGCGGGCCCGGACTCGGTGTGGTTCGACACCGACTGCGAGACCTACGGCAAGTCGCTGACGACGTACGCGGACTTCACGGTCGCCCCCGGTGACCGGATCGCGTTCACCATCTCGTGGGAGCCCTCGCACAAGCAGCCGCCCGCGCTGCCGGAGCCCGAGCAGTCGCTGCAGGCCACGGAGGACTTCTGGCGCGAGTGGGTCGAGCACTGCACGTACCACGGCCCCTACCGCGAGGCCGTGATCCGCTCGCTGATCACCCTCAAGGCGCTGACCTACGCCCCCACCGGCGGCATCGTCGCCGCGCCCACCACCTCCCTCCCCGAGGACATCGGCGGCGTCCGCAACTGGGACTACCGCTACACCTGGCTGCGCGACGCGGCGATCACCCTGTCCTCGCTGCTGCGCACCGGCTACCGCGAGGAGGCCCGCGCCTGGCGCGAGTGGCTGCTGCGCGCGGTCGCCGGCGACCCCGAGAACCTGCAGATCATGTACGGCATCGCGGGCGAGCGCGAGCTCGGCGAGGCCGAGCTGGACTGGCTGCCCGGCTACGAGAACTCCGGCCCGGTCCGGGTCGGCAACGGCGCCGCCCACCAGCTCCAGCTCGACGTGTACGGCGAGGTCACCGAGGCCCTGCACCTGGGCCACATGACGGGCCTGGCCCGCAACGACTACGCCTCCCTCCTCCAGCTCAAGCTCATCCGCTACCTGGAGCAGCACTGGGACGAGCCGGACGAGGGCATCTGGGAGGTGCGCGGCCCGCGCCGCCACTTCGTGCACTCCAAGGTCATGGCCTGGGTCGCCGTCGACCGCACGATCAAGCTGATCGAGTCCGGCGACGCGGACGGCCCGCTGGAGCGGTGGCGCGAGCTGCGCGACGACATCCACCGGGACGTGTGCGAGAAGGGCTACGACAAGGAACGCAACACGTTCACGCAGTCCTACGGCTCGAAGGAGCTGGACGCGTCGCTGCTCCTGATCCCGCAGATGGGCTTCCTGCCCCCGGACGACAAGCGCGTCATCGGCACCATCGAGGCGATCCAGCGCGAGCTGTCCACCACGGACGGCTTCATCCTGCGCTACCCGACCTCGGGCGGCGACGAGGGCGTCGACGGCCTGCCGGGCGACGAGGGCGCCTTCCTGGCCTGCTCGTTCTGGATGGCGGACGACCTCGCGATGATCGGCCGCGTCGACGAGGCCCGCAAGCTGTTCGAGAAGCTGCTCTCCCTGCGCAACGACCTCGGTCTGCTCGCCGAGGAGTGGGACCCGCGTCTCAAGCGCCAGGTCGGCAACTTCCCGCAGGCCTTCAGCCACGTCCCCCTGATCGACACGGCCCTGCGCCTGACGGCGTCGGGGGCGTACGGCGGCTGA
- a CDS encoding TlyA family RNA methyltransferase has protein sequence MAGVARRRLDAELVRRKLARSREHAGQLIAAGRVSVGKTVATKPATQVETAAAIVVAVDGDDPDYVSRGGHKLAGALAAFVPRGLVVQGRRALDAGASTGGFTDVLLRAGAAHVVAVDVGYGQLAWSLQSDERVTVKDRTNVRELTLEAIDGESVDLVVGDLSFIPLGLVLPALARCTKPDADLVMMVKPQFEVGKERLGSGGVVRSPQLRTEAVRGVAGKAWELGLGVKGVTASPLPGPSGNVEYFLWLRAGAPALDPADVDRAVAEGPR, from the coding sequence GTGGCAGGAGTCGCACGGCGCCGTCTGGACGCGGAGCTGGTCCGCCGGAAGCTCGCGCGCTCGCGTGAGCATGCCGGGCAGCTGATCGCCGCCGGGCGGGTCTCCGTCGGGAAGACCGTCGCGACCAAGCCGGCCACGCAGGTGGAGACGGCCGCCGCGATCGTCGTCGCCGTCGACGGCGACGACCCCGACTACGTGTCCCGGGGCGGGCACAAGCTCGCCGGCGCGCTGGCCGCCTTCGTACCGCGGGGGCTCGTGGTGCAGGGGCGGCGGGCGCTGGACGCCGGGGCGTCCACCGGGGGGTTCACCGACGTGCTGCTGCGGGCGGGCGCCGCGCATGTCGTCGCGGTCGACGTCGGATACGGACAACTCGCCTGGTCTCTTCAGAGCGATGAACGCGTCACGGTCAAGGACCGTACGAACGTACGCGAGTTGACGCTTGAAGCGATCGATGGGGAGTCTGTGGATCTTGTCGTGGGGGACTTGTCCTTCATCCCGCTCGGGTTGGTCCTGCCCGCCCTTGCGCGGTGCACCAAGCCGGACGCGGACCTGGTGATGATGGTCAAGCCGCAGTTCGAGGTGGGGAAGGAACGGCTCGGCAGCGGAGGCGTCGTACGGAGTCCGCAGTTGCGGACGGAAGCCGTGCGGGGCGTGGCCGGGAAGGCGTGGGAGCTGGGGCTCGGGGTGAAGGGTGTCACCGCCAGTCCGCTGCCCGGGCCTTCGGGCAATGTCGAGTACTTTCTGTGGCTCCGGGCCGGGGCGCCTGCCCTGGACCCGGCGGATGTTGACCGTGCAGTTGCGGAGGGGCCGCGTTGA
- a CDS encoding NAD kinase translates to MTQNRARTVFLLAHTGRPAAIRSAELVVKGLLREGIGVRVLEYEAADLPLPDEVELVSEATPQCLEGCELLIVLGGDGTLLRGAEFARASGVPMLGVNLGSVGFLAEAERDDLDKVVDRVVAKAYEVEERMTVDVVVHRNGDIVHTDWALNEAAVQKAGAEKLLEVVLEIDGRPVTGFGCDGIVLSTPTGSTAYAFSAGGPVVWPEVEALLMVPISAHALFAKPLVTSPDSVLAVEVLPHIPPGVLWCDGRRTVELPAGARVEVRRGAVPVRLARLHHASFTDRLVAKFALPVSGWRGARP, encoded by the coding sequence TTGACTCAGAACCGAGCTCGAACTGTTTTCCTGCTTGCCCACACCGGGCGGCCCGCGGCCATTCGCAGCGCCGAGCTGGTGGTCAAGGGGCTGCTGCGCGAGGGCATCGGGGTGCGCGTCCTGGAGTACGAGGCCGCCGACCTGCCCCTGCCTGACGAGGTGGAACTCGTCTCCGAGGCCACCCCGCAGTGCCTGGAGGGGTGCGAGCTGCTCATCGTCCTGGGCGGTGACGGCACGCTGCTGCGCGGCGCGGAGTTCGCGCGGGCGTCGGGGGTGCCGATGCTCGGCGTCAACCTCGGCAGCGTCGGCTTCCTCGCCGAGGCCGAGCGGGACGACCTCGACAAGGTCGTCGACCGGGTGGTGGCGAAGGCGTACGAGGTCGAGGAGCGGATGACCGTCGACGTCGTCGTGCATCGCAACGGGGACATCGTGCACACCGACTGGGCGCTGAACGAGGCGGCCGTGCAGAAGGCGGGCGCCGAGAAGCTGCTGGAAGTGGTGCTGGAGATCGACGGGCGGCCGGTCACCGGGTTCGGGTGCGACGGGATCGTCCTGTCGACGCCGACCGGGTCCACCGCCTACGCGTTCTCCGCCGGTGGGCCTGTGGTGTGGCCCGAGGTGGAGGCGTTGCTGATGGTGCCGATCAGCGCGCACGCGTTGTTCGCGAAGCCGTTGGTCACCTCGCCGGATTCGGTGCTTGCGGTCGAGGTGCTGCCGCACATTCCGCCGGGTGTGCTGTGGTGTGACGGGCGGCGGACCGTCGAGTTGCCCGCGGGGGCTCGGGTCGAGGTGCGGCGGGGGGCTGTGCCGGTTCGGCTTGCCCGGCTGCATCACGCTTCGTTCACGGATCGGCTGGTGGCGAAGTTCGCGTTGCCTGTTTCCGGGTGGCGTGGGGCTCGGCCGTAG
- a CDS encoding ABC transporter ATP-binding protein gives MSATPSGSRGSNNRRSTVNRLSAENVTLAYDQRVIAEQLSVEIPDNSFTVIVGPNACGKSTLLRALSRMLKPSHGRVLLDGQVIQSMPAKKVARTLGLLPQSSIAPDGITVADLVGRGRYPHQGILRQWSAEDERVVQESMAQTGVAELADRYVDELSGGQRQRVWIAMALAQQTPLLLLDEPTTYLDIQHQIDVLDLCAELHEEQGRTLVAVLHDLNHAARYATHLIALKGGEVIAQGAPNDVVTAALVEEVFGLRCQVIDDPETGTPLVVPAARKARARETVTAAS, from the coding sequence ATGAGCGCCACCCCTTCCGGAAGCCGCGGGTCGAACAACCGAAGGAGCACCGTGAACCGCCTCTCCGCCGAGAACGTCACCCTCGCCTACGACCAGCGGGTCATCGCCGAACAGCTGTCGGTGGAGATACCCGACAACTCCTTCACCGTGATCGTCGGCCCCAACGCCTGCGGCAAGTCGACGCTGCTGCGGGCGCTGTCGCGGATGCTGAAGCCGAGCCACGGCCGGGTGCTGCTCGACGGGCAGGTCATCCAGTCGATGCCCGCGAAGAAGGTCGCGCGGACGCTGGGGCTGCTGCCGCAGTCGTCCATCGCGCCCGACGGGATCACCGTCGCCGACCTCGTCGGCCGCGGACGCTACCCGCACCAGGGCATCCTGCGGCAGTGGTCGGCCGAGGACGAGCGGGTCGTGCAGGAGTCCATGGCGCAGACCGGGGTCGCCGAGCTCGCCGACCGGTACGTCGACGAGCTGTCCGGCGGGCAGCGGCAGCGCGTGTGGATCGCGATGGCCCTGGCCCAGCAGACCCCGCTGCTGCTGCTCGACGAGCCGACGACCTACCTCGACATCCAGCACCAGATCGACGTACTGGACCTGTGCGCGGAGCTGCACGAGGAGCAGGGGCGCACGCTCGTCGCCGTGCTGCACGACCTCAACCACGCCGCCCGCTACGCCACCCACCTGATCGCGCTGAAGGGCGGCGAGGTCATCGCGCAGGGCGCGCCGAACGACGTCGTCACGGCCGCTCTGGTGGAGGAGGTCTTCGGGCTGCGCTGTCAGGTCATCGACGACCCCGAGACGGGGACTCCGCTGGTGGTGCCGGCGGCGCGGAAGGCACGCGCGCGCGAGACGGTCACAGCAGCTTCCTGA
- a CDS encoding PucR family transcriptional regulator → MDSHSRTDHRTDHRFDSHGAGITVRRALELPGLRSGLPEVLAGADRLERAVRWVHAGEVPHIASLLKGGELLLTTGYGLGTRPAEQRAFVRTLAERGITALVIELGPRFTRLPAALVETARASGLPLVQLHREVPFVTVTEEIHTEIVNGHYALLQRAEEVHRRCTEALLGGGGIPQVLGILADFSGNPVFLETTDGQLLYAAGAGPEGADPLQVWEGLRGPHKDAPPPAGSVLVDVPGGGPGAGSVRARLVLLPVRAPLAPVHRIAAERAAGILAVVLMQARQEEELAARGRGDFLTDLGEGRIAAEDAPAQARVLGFRPGAGPLLPVVMRLGDGLSPGGGWAVLARAVAEELASVGVPVLLGVRPVEGRVPLLLGLRAESERPAVADRVAAALRAGVARAGMRRPGAAPPVVVVGVAGGWAAASASLRHAAETATAAQGLPDRPWYDARRLDIDLLLWRLREHPDLAAFVDRAIGPVRDHDHRSRPPLLPTLETYLAHAGRKAETARELHLNRQTLYNRLARIGELLGTDLDDPQTVLALSLALQARRHVL, encoded by the coding sequence ATGGACAGCCACAGCCGTACGGACCACCGCACGGACCACCGTTTCGACAGCCACGGCGCCGGCATCACCGTGCGGCGCGCGCTGGAGCTGCCCGGCCTGCGCAGCGGCCTGCCCGAGGTCCTCGCGGGCGCCGACCGGCTGGAGCGCGCCGTGCGCTGGGTGCACGCGGGCGAGGTCCCGCACATCGCCTCGCTGCTCAAGGGCGGCGAACTGCTGCTGACCACGGGCTACGGTCTCGGCACCCGGCCGGCCGAGCAGCGGGCGTTCGTCCGCACGCTGGCCGAGCGGGGCATCACGGCCCTGGTGATCGAGCTGGGCCCGCGCTTCACCCGGCTGCCCGCCGCCCTGGTCGAGACGGCCCGCGCGAGTGGGCTCCCCCTGGTCCAACTGCACCGCGAGGTGCCCTTCGTGACGGTCACGGAGGAGATCCACACCGAGATCGTCAACGGCCACTACGCGCTGCTCCAGCGGGCCGAGGAAGTGCACCGCCGCTGCACGGAGGCGCTGCTGGGCGGCGGCGGGATCCCTCAAGTGCTGGGCATCCTGGCCGACTTCAGCGGCAACCCGGTGTTCCTGGAGACGACCGACGGCCAACTCCTGTACGCGGCCGGAGCCGGACCCGAGGGCGCGGACCCGCTCCAGGTGTGGGAGGGGCTGCGCGGCCCGCACAAGGACGCGCCGCCGCCCGCCGGTTCGGTGCTGGTGGACGTGCCCGGGGGCGGGCCGGGGGCGGGTTCGGTGCGCGCCCGGCTCGTACTGCTGCCCGTGCGCGCCCCTCTCGCACCGGTGCACCGGATCGCCGCCGAGCGGGCGGCCGGGATCCTCGCCGTGGTACTGATGCAGGCCCGCCAGGAGGAGGAGCTCGCGGCGCGCGGCCGGGGCGACTTCCTCACCGACCTGGGCGAGGGCCGGATCGCCGCCGAGGACGCTCCGGCGCAGGCGCGCGTCCTCGGCTTCAGGCCGGGCGCCGGCCCGCTGCTCCCGGTCGTGATGCGGCTGGGCGACGGCCTTTCCCCCGGCGGCGGCTGGGCGGTGCTCGCGCGGGCGGTGGCCGAGGAGTTGGCATCGGTGGGCGTGCCGGTCCTGCTGGGCGTACGGCCGGTGGAGGGCCGGGTGCCGTTGCTGCTGGGGCTGCGTGCGGAGTCGGAGCGGCCGGCGGTGGCCGACCGGGTCGCGGCGGCGCTGCGGGCCGGCGTGGCACGGGCCGGGATGCGTCGGCCGGGGGCCGCGCCGCCGGTGGTCGTCGTCGGGGTCGCGGGCGGCTGGGCGGCCGCCTCGGCAAGCCTGCGGCACGCGGCGGAGACGGCGACCGCCGCGCAGGGCCTGCCGGACCGCCCCTGGTACGACGCCCGCCGCCTCGACATCGACCTGCTGCTGTGGCGGCTGCGCGAACACCCCGACCTGGCGGCCTTCGTGGACCGCGCGATCGGCCCGGTCCGCGACCACGACCACCGCTCCAGGCCGCCCCTGCTGCCCACCCTGGAGACCTACCTGGCGCACGCGGGCCGCAAGGCGGAGACGGCCCGCGAACTGCACCTGAACCGCCAGACGCTGTACAACCGCCTCGCCCGCATCGGCGAGTTGCTCGGCACCGACCTCGACGACCCGCAGACGGTCCTGGCGTTGAGCCTGGCGCTGCAGGCACGACGGCACGTGCTCTGA
- a CDS encoding FAD-binding oxidoreductase: MASPSKAGAALAALREDLVGDVFAPGDPGYDEARTVFNAMIDRRPAVIAQCVDESDVVRAVRFARDLDLRVAVRGGGHSVAGMALGDGAVVVDLRHMRAVGVDPAAEAVRIAGGATMSDLDRACEPHRLATTGGRASTTGVGGFVLGGGSGWLDRCCGLAVDNLLGVELVTADGERIHASGDENPDLFWALHGGGGNFGVATALTLKLHELPEFSIALLLYLPEYGREVTRTYRDVITAGPDEASGAVLYVTGPPAEFVPPHLVGTLLVAALLTYAGAEADMRKLAEPLLALPHESEIVGAMPYADVQCMLDDPPGMRNYWSAEYLTGAPDALVDVFCARGESVPVPTGTMHALFPQGGAIGSGPHEYPVPYRDAPWAVHPFGLWEDPADDERCVQWVRDVRAAVRPWSTGAVYLNFIGDEGTDRVVAGVGSENAHRLAEVKRRYDPDNVFRFNHNIKPA, translated from the coding sequence ATGGCCTCCCCGTCGAAGGCGGGCGCGGCACTCGCCGCGTTGCGCGAGGATCTGGTCGGCGACGTGTTCGCTCCGGGGGATCCGGGCTACGACGAGGCCCGGACGGTCTTCAACGCGATGATCGACCGCCGTCCCGCCGTGATCGCCCAGTGTGTGGACGAGTCCGACGTCGTCCGGGCCGTGCGCTTCGCCCGTGACCTGGACCTGCGCGTCGCGGTGCGCGGCGGCGGGCACAGCGTGGCGGGCATGGCGCTAGGCGACGGGGCCGTGGTCGTGGACCTGCGTCACATGCGCGCGGTCGGCGTCGATCCGGCGGCCGAGGCGGTACGGATCGCGGGCGGGGCCACGATGAGCGACCTGGACCGGGCCTGCGAGCCGCACCGGCTGGCCACGACCGGCGGCCGGGCCTCCACGACCGGCGTCGGCGGCTTCGTCCTCGGCGGCGGCAGCGGCTGGCTGGACCGCTGCTGCGGGCTGGCGGTCGACAACCTGCTGGGCGTCGAGCTGGTCACCGCCGACGGCGAGCGGATCCACGCGAGCGGCGACGAGAACCCGGACCTGTTCTGGGCGCTGCACGGCGGCGGCGGAAACTTCGGCGTCGCCACCGCGCTCACCCTGAAGCTGCACGAGCTGCCCGAGTTCTCCATCGCCCTGCTGCTGTACCTCCCGGAGTACGGCCGGGAGGTCACCCGCACCTACCGTGACGTGATCACGGCAGGCCCGGACGAGGCGAGCGGCGCGGTCCTCTACGTCACCGGCCCGCCCGCGGAGTTCGTCCCGCCGCACCTGGTCGGCACGCTGCTGGTCGCGGCCCTGCTGACGTACGCCGGGGCCGAGGCGGACATGCGCAAGCTCGCCGAACCCCTGCTGGCGCTGCCGCACGAGTCGGAGATCGTCGGGGCGATGCCGTACGCCGACGTGCAGTGCATGCTCGACGACCCGCCCGGGATGCGGAACTACTGGTCGGCGGAGTACCTGACGGGCGCCCCCGACGCCCTCGTGGACGTCTTCTGCGCGCGCGGCGAGTCCGTGCCCGTGCCGACGGGCACCATGCACGCGCTGTTCCCGCAGGGCGGCGCGATCGGCTCCGGCCCGCACGAGTACCCCGTCCCCTACCGCGACGCGCCGTGGGCCGTGCACCCGTTCGGGCTGTGGGAGGACCCGGCGGACGACGAGCGGTGCGTCCAGTGGGTGCGGGACGTACGCGCCGCCGTACGGCCGTGGAGCACGGGCGCGGTCTACCTCAACTTCATCGGCGACGAGGGCACCGACCGGGTCGTGGCCGGTGTGGGCAGCGAGAACGCCCACCGGCTGGCGGAGGTGAAGCGGCGGTACGACCCGGACAACGTCTTCCGCTTCAACCACAACATCAAGCCCGCCTGA